Genomic window (Campylobacter ureolyticus ACS-301-V-Sch3b):
TTTTTGCATACTCTCTTTTAGTTCTTTTGGTGGCATATCTGCGTTTCTTGGAGTTGTTTTTAATGCGTTTTCGCCTATTTTATCCTTGCATACTGTAATGCATCTTTCACAAACTATGCACAAGCTTGAATCATAATCGATAAATTCACTAAAGTTTTTAATGGGCTTGTGGGTTTCTTTAATTGCATAATTTACCTCATCAACTCCAAGCATTAAAGTATAGTTTTGAAGTTCACACTCTCCGCTTTGATCGCAAACTCCGCATTCCAAAGGGTGGTTAATAAGATAAGTTTTCATTATCTGTTTTCTTGCCTCATGAAGCTCGGGTGAGTTTGTTATAACGCTTTGTCCATCTTTTGCTTTAGCATTGCAACTATAAACGATTTTTCCATCAGCTTCCACCATACAAAGCCTGCAAGCAAGAGTTGGTGAACAGCAACTTACATAGCAAATCGCAGGTATAAAAATATCATTTTCTCGTGCGACTTTTAGTATGCTCTTGCCATCAACAAACTCGCAAATTTGTCCGTTTATAGTTATCTTACCCATTTAAAACCTTTGTTTTTTTAAGTTTTAGCATTTAAAAACTTACCATTTTATGCCTTATGAGTTTTTACAACTTCAAAAGCATAGTTGTCAAGGTTTTTTACACCTAAAAATGCTATCGTGCCTTTTAAATTTTTATCAAATTTAAAAGTTTTTGTAATGTTTAAATTTTTTGATTTTATGGTTACAAGTTCACCGTCTTTAACTTTTGCAACTATTTTAAAGTAATTTCCACCTTTAAACTCATTATCTTTTGTGTGCTTATAAACAACTGCACCATCAAAGCTATCAAGCTCTTTTAATTCACCTAAATTTGCACTATTGAAATCTAGTTTATTTCCAGCTGAGTTAATAACTTTAAGATTAAAATTTGAAGATATTAGATTTAGAAGTGCTTTGATATTGTCTTTATCTTTGTGGAAATTTAACATATTTTCATCGGCTATTATCAAATCAGCGTCTTTTAAAAATTCTATAATTTCTTCAATTTCCTCTTCGCCAACACTACTTTCTCCACTTAAAAACCCAATATCTTCATTTTCTAAATCTTTACAAATTTCAGAAGCTATCATCATTAAAACATACGCTTCGCTTGAAATTTCACACTTTACAAAGATATTGTTTTGTAGTTTTTCATCTTCCATAGGACTAAGAGTTAAAAAACTTGCATTATGAAATTTTGCCGCTAAGTCAGGGTTTTGAAAACTTAAATTTGGTGTTATATTAAAAATTTTCATATTCTTCCTTTTTTTACTGTGATTATCCAATCACTTCTATTAAATTTTATTGAGTTTAAAAGTGTAGAGTTTAGGCCATTTATTAAATTCGCACTTTTTTCTACGCTTGAAAAATCCCCTATTTCAAAGATAAACTGACTTACTTCACCATTTTGGCTTGATTTTACAAGTTCGCCCATTCTTGTTAAAAAGTTAGCTTTTAAATGCCTTAAATCATATCTTTTCATTATCTATCAACTTCACCTAAAATTATATTTGTACTGCAAATTATAGCTGGAATATCTGCTATATATCCACCAACTAAGAGATCTTCATAAATTGCACAATGCCAAAAAGATGGCGCTCTTATTTTGAGTCTATAAGGCATATTTTCTCCAGTTGAATATATATAAAAGCCAAGTTCTCCTTTATTAGCCTCTGTTGGGAAATAAATTTCACCAACTGGTGGTTTTATACCTTGAGTTACTAGGACAAAATGTTTCATTAAAGAGTAATTTTGCGTCATAATCTCTTCTTTTGTTGGACTTACAAACTCACTTTTTGCTAAAATTTGCGTATCGCTTTCAAGGTATAGTTTTGCACATTGTCTTAAAATTTTAACACTTTCTTTTATTTCGGCAATATAGCATTTATATCTTGCGTAGCAATCTCCCTCGTCTGAATATGGCACATCAAACTCAAGCTCATCATAAATTAAATAAGGCTCTTCTTTTCTAATATCATATTTTACTCCGCTTGCTCTAAGCATAACTCCACTACATGCATAACCTAGTGCCAACTCTTTTTTTATAACACCAACGCCTTGCATTCTTAAAAGCCAAATTCTATTATTATTAAGCAAGGTTTCATAATCTCTTAGACCGTTTAAGATTTTGTTGCAAACATCGTAAAGATCATCTAAAAAGCCATCATAAAGGTCTAAAAAAACTCCTCCTATTTTTATGGAGTTTTGAGTAAGTCTTGCACCGCAATATTTTTCTAATAAGTCTAATACAAATTCTCTTTCTCTAAAAGCATATAAAAAAACTGTCATTGCTCCAACATCTAGGGCTTGAGTACCAACATATAAAAGATGAGCTTGTATTCTGTTTAGCTCTAAAATTATAGTTCTTATAATTTGAGCCCTTCTTGGAACTTCGATACCACAAAGTTTTTCAACTGCACCACAAAATCCATAGTTATTTCCACTTGCAGCTGTATAGTCAATCCTATCAGTTACTGGAACAAATTCGTTATAAAGAGCATTTTCAGCCATTTTTTCCATACCTCTGTGCATGTATCCAATCCCAGGACTTGCTTTTATCACTTTTTCGCCATCGAGTTCAAGCATAAGTCTTAGTTGGCCATGAGCTGCTGGGTGTTGAGGTCCAAAATTTAAAATCATATTTGAGTTTTGTTTTGTAAATTCTATATTTTCAAAAAATGGTTTTAACTTGGTAGGATTTTGCATTGCTATCTTCTTTTTTTAATTGTTTTAAATTTTTGTCTTTTTGCTTTTTTAACAAGCAAAACTCCGCCATCTTCTTGATATTCTTGCACGGATACTTTATCGCTTGGTGGCTTGCCATATTCGCTTTCATGGTAAAGTTTTGCAAAATTAAAGTAGTCTTTACTATCAACAAAAGCACTATCTCTATTTTCTTCTTTAAATTTATCTCTATTTTCTTTGCCAAAAATTTTATCTATTTCATACCATTTTGCTTTTTCATCACCTTGTAAAGGATATGTTTTTAAAAGTGGATATCCAAACCAATCATCTGGCATTAAAATTCTTTTTAAATTTGGATGATTTTTAATCAGCACTCCAAACATATCATAAAGTTCTCTTTCGCTCCAATTCGCACTTTTAAAAAGTTTTGTAACACTTTGTAAAAACTCACCACTTTTTACAAAGCATTTTACTCTCATTCTTTTTTTAAGTTTTGTGCTTAAAAGCTGATAAAAAACGCAAATTGCCTCTTTTTCATCTATAAAATCAATTCCACTAAGTTCGCTTAAAATATCATATCCAAACTCTTTTAAAGACTTTAAGATTTCAAAATTATCATTGCTGTTTATAAAAATAACTAAATTATCAAACTCTATATATGACTCTTTTATTTCAAATTTCTCAAGCACTTTTAATTCTGCTTCAAATTCTGAGTCAATAACTTCAAATTTATCGCTTTGTTTTGGAATTTCAAATCTCATCAAACAAGCCTTTTTGGTTTTTGACTTCTATTTGCACTTTGTTTTCTAATCTTTTTTTGAAGTATCATAAGTGCGTATTGAAGTGTTTCTGGGCGTGGTGCACATCCTGGTATATAAATATCAACAGGTATTATCCTATCACATCCTTGAACGGTTGAATAGGTGTTAAACATGCCACCTGTGTTTGCACAACTTCCCATACTAATTACCCATTTGGGCTCTGGCATCGCATCGTAAAGTCTTCTTGTAAATTCAGCGTGTTTTTTTGTTAAAGTTCCTGCAATTATCATAACTTCGGATTGTTTTATACTAGCTCTAAAAATAACACCAAATCTATCAAAGTCAAATCTTCCAGCGCCTGTTGCCATCATCTCTATCGCACAACATGCAAGTCCGTAGTTTGCAGCCCAAAGGCTATTGCTTCTACCCCAATTAACAATTTTATCAATTGTTGTTAGGATAACTGGAGCACCGTTATTTTGTGCGTAATTTATCTTATCCAATCCAAAGCTCCTTTATGCCAGGCATAAACAAATCCTATAGCTAAAAATGCTAAAAATAAAATCATCTCAATTAGCCCAAAAATTCCTAAAATTTTGAAATTTACAGCCCAAGGAAACATAAAGATAATTTCTACATCAAATAAAATAAAAAGCACGGCTATTAGATAAAAATTTGAGTTTATGCGATTTGGTTGAATTACTGACGCAGGGCCTGATTCATAAATCGCATTTTTTAACAACTCATCATTTTTATTTGCAAATTTGTTACCAAGATAGGCAGATAACTCAGTTATAAGACCAAAAATAACAAATGATAAAATAAGCATTATAAAAGCACCAAAATATGGGTGAGCAAAATATATGTGCGACATAAACAACCTCATTACATAAAAATCTTTCAATTATAATGAATTTAAACTTTAAACGGAATAAATTTATAATTTTAAGGCTATTTTTAAGCCACACATAAATTTATAAAAATATGCTAAAATTAAGTCTATATTTTTTAAACAAAAGGAAAAAATTATGAAAAAACTAGCTATTTCACTACTTATTTTATCTGGATTTTTTACTGGATGCTCACAAACTGCTGAATATAATAAAAATCTTGAAGTAAAGGACACATCTCATAATATCGCTGTTAAAAAACCACTACAAAAAACATATATTTATATGGATGCTTCAGCACTTGGTTCGCAAAGTATCAAATCAAGCACATCTTTAGGTGAGGACAATTTAAAGATAGATATTGGAGAGTTTGTAAAAAACGAGAGCCTAAATTTCTTCAAAAGAGCTTTTTCAAATTTAGAATTTAGCACAAATAAAGAAATTTTAAGTTCAAACGATCTTATAGTAATGCCTGAAATTTATAGATTTGGTTATGGGTTTTATAGCGCTGATGGGTTTAATGTAGATTCAAAGCCTTTTGTAAACTATACTTTAAATTTAAAAATTTATAAAAATGGAATGGAAATTTATAATAAAGTCATAAGTAAATCGGATAGAATTTATGGTGAAAAAACATTTTTTGGTATGGGAAATACCAGCTACGCTCAAATCGGACCGATTTTTCAAAAAGCTTTAGCTAATGATTATAACAATAATGCCGTTGATATACTAAAAGCTATTAATTTGGCAAATTAAACGGAGTAAATTTTGAAAGAAATTTTAATAACAAATGATGATGGTTTTGAGGCAAAGGGGCTTTTAGAGCTTGCAAAGACTTTAAAAAGCGTTGCAAAAGTTACAGTTGTTGCACCAAGCGAGGAAAAATCAGCTTGTGCGCATTCTCTAACTTTAACAAAACCACTTAGGTTAATTGAACTAGCTCCAAATTTTTATAAGCTTGATGATGGAACACCAGCTGATTGCGTTCTTTTAGGACTTTTTTCGCTTTTTAAGGACAAAATGCCAGATTTAATAATAAGTGGCATAAATCATGGTGGAAATTTAGCTGAAGATATAACTTACTCAGGAACTTGCGGTGGGGCTATGGAGGGTGTTTTACAAGGCATTCCATCACTTGCTGTATCGCAGTTTTATGATGGTGATAGTATGGAAAAATACGGTTTTGATTTAGCATGTGAAGTAACTCTTAAAATAGTAAAAAAAATTTTTGAAAAAAACTATCCACTTCCAAGAAAAAAACTTTTAAATTTAAATATTCCAGCTGTTCCAAAAGAAAATTATAATGGCTTAAAAGTAGTTCCTGCTGGTGAAAAAGAGTATTATTTAGATGCAAAAAGATGTGAAAATCCACGCGGGGTTGAGTATTATTGGCTTGGAAAAATGCAAATGAATTTTGATAGAAATAAAAATTTAAATAGCGACTTGGGTGCGGTTTTAGATGGATTTGCAAGTCTAACTCCAATAACTTTAAATTTAACCGAAGAAAAAGAAATTTCAAATTTAAAAGAGTGGATAAAAGGTTAGCTTGTGATTGAAAATGATGATAAATTTACAAGGATAAAGTGGCTTTTTGGTAAAGATGGTTTTGAAAAACTTCAAAATGCAAAGGTCTTAATTTGCGGCGCTGGTGGAGTTGGAGGAGCTTGCACAGAAGTCTTAGCAAGAAGTGGAGTAGGGAATTTAGCCATTATTGATAAAGATATTTTTGAGATAACTAATCAAAATCGCCAGATAGGAAGTGAGTTTTTAGGCGAAAAAAAAGTAGATGTTTTTGCTAGGAAATTTGAGTGTGTAACGCCTATTTTCGCTAGGATTGATGATGATTTTTTACAAAATTTTGATTTTAGTAAGTTTGATTTCGTAGTTGATGCTATAGATGATATCCCTGCAAAAGTAGCTTTGGCAAATAAAGTTTTTAGCCTTAATAATGTAAATTTTATAAGCTCAATGGGTGGTGCAAAACGCATAAATCCTGCATTAGTAGAATTAACAAGCATTTGGAAGACAACAAATGATGCTCTTGCTAAAAAATTTCGCTATGAGCTTAGAAAAAGCGGATTTAATTGTGATTTTATGGTAGTTTATTCAAAAGAAGAGCCAGTTTGTGAGAATTTAGGAAGTTTTATGGGTGTAACTGCAACTTTTGGAAATTTCCTTGCAAGTTATGTGGTAAAAAAATTGATAGAAAAAGAGTAAAATTATTTTTTGCCTTATGCTATCTTTTTTAATAGATATAGGTTTTCTTTTACATATAAACTTCTACTACCCAAATTTCTACTTCCCCTAAATGTATTGTAAGTTTGTTCTAAGATATCCACGCGACCAAATTTAGCTAAGTTTGTTAAAAACTCATCTTTACTTATAAAACCCTCTGAGTTATAAGAAATGAGCACGAATTTAGCTTTTAAATTTGAAATTAGTTCAAAAAACGCTTCACTTGCAACTTTTTTCTTATTATAATCGCTTCTATTCCAATCTTTTGGAATGCCTGAAATCTCTGAAATTTTACTTGGTCGTTCATTTTTTGCGATTAAATTTAGCATAAAATAGTTTGAGCCATAAGGGTGCTGGTTGTATGGCGGATCTATGTAGCATAAATCAACTTCTTCAAACTCTTTTACAAGCTTATTCGCATCTTCTTGAAAGACTTTAAAATC
Coding sequences:
- a CDS encoding NADH-quinone oxidoreductase subunit C, whose amino-acid sequence is MRFEIPKQSDKFEVIDSEFEAELKVLEKFEIKESYIEFDNLVIFINSNDNFEILKSLKEFGYDILSELSGIDFIDEKEAICVFYQLLSTKLKKRMRVKCFVKSGEFLQSVTKLFKSANWSERELYDMFGVLIKNHPNLKRILMPDDWFGYPLLKTYPLQGDEKAKWYEIDKIFGKENRDKFKEENRDSAFVDSKDYFNFAKLYHESEYGKPPSDKVSVQEYQEDGGVLLVKKAKRQKFKTIKKRR
- a CDS encoding ThiF family adenylyltransferase; this translates as MIENDDKFTRIKWLFGKDGFEKLQNAKVLICGAGGVGGACTEVLARSGVGNLAIIDKDIFEITNQNRQIGSEFLGEKKVDVFARKFECVTPIFARIDDDFLQNFDFSKFDFVVDAIDDIPAKVALANKVFSLNNVNFISSMGGAKRINPALVELTSIWKTTNDALAKKFRYELRKSGFNCDFMVVYSKEEPVCENLGSFMGVTATFGNFLASYVVKKLIEKE
- a CDS encoding NuoB/complex I 20 kDa subunit family protein, which encodes MDKINYAQNNGAPVILTTIDKIVNWGRSNSLWAANYGLACCAIEMMATGAGRFDFDRFGVIFRASIKQSEVMIIAGTLTKKHAEFTRRLYDAMPEPKWVISMGSCANTGGMFNTYSTVQGCDRIIPVDIYIPGCAPRPETLQYALMILQKKIRKQSANRSQKPKRLV
- a CDS encoding NADH-ubiquinone oxidoreductase subunit E family protein, producing the protein MKRYDLRHLKANFLTRMGELVKSSQNGEVSQFIFEIGDFSSVEKSANLINGLNSTLLNSIKFNRSDWIITVKKGRI
- the surE gene encoding 5'/3'-nucleotidase SurE gives rise to the protein MKEILITNDDGFEAKGLLELAKTLKSVAKVTVVAPSEEKSACAHSLTLTKPLRLIELAPNFYKLDDGTPADCVLLGLFSLFKDKMPDLIISGINHGGNLAEDITYSGTCGGAMEGVLQGIPSLAVSQFYDGDSMEKYGFDLACEVTLKIVKKIFEKNYPLPRKKLLNLNIPAVPKENYNGLKVVPAGEKEYYLDAKRCENPRGVEYYWLGKMQMNFDRNKNLNSDLGAVLDGFASLTPITLNLTEEKEISNLKEWIKG
- a CDS encoding NAD(P)H-quinone oxidoreductase subunit 3; amino-acid sequence: MSHIYFAHPYFGAFIMLILSFVIFGLITELSAYLGNKFANKNDELLKNAIYESGPASVIQPNRINSNFYLIAVLFILFDVEIIFMFPWAVNFKILGIFGLIEMILFLAFLAIGFVYAWHKGALDWIR
- the nuoD gene encoding NADH dehydrogenase (quinone) subunit D, whose amino-acid sequence is MQNPTKLKPFFENIEFTKQNSNMILNFGPQHPAAHGQLRLMLELDGEKVIKASPGIGYMHRGMEKMAENALYNEFVPVTDRIDYTAASGNNYGFCGAVEKLCGIEVPRRAQIIRTIILELNRIQAHLLYVGTQALDVGAMTVFLYAFREREFVLDLLEKYCGARLTQNSIKIGGVFLDLYDGFLDDLYDVCNKILNGLRDYETLLNNNRIWLLRMQGVGVIKKELALGYACSGVMLRASGVKYDIRKEEPYLIYDELEFDVPYSDEGDCYARYKCYIAEIKESVKILRQCAKLYLESDTQILAKSEFVSPTKEEIMTQNYSLMKHFVLVTQGIKPPVGEIYFPTEANKGELGFYIYSTGENMPYRLKIRAPSFWHCAIYEDLLVGGYIADIPAIICSTNIILGEVDR